In the genome of Verrucomicrobiota bacterium, one region contains:
- a CDS encoding FliA/WhiG family RNA polymerase sigma factor — translation MIVTAKKKKSNVEETEKPKVDPLTEHKAVENRDEAIESLLPLAHHIVSRMSMFLPSYLSRDDLLSAAVIGLINAVDNYDHTKGTSIKTYCSLRIKGAVLDELRRLNWAPRSVVRESRRLQKVQEELAQKLGREPTEEEIREEIGLSAKEFEDLVDRVKPVSFFSLQDTVGDGIDGDSLCHEEVVADPKSQAASEIVLHEEDKDLLKQLLNTLPMQQMQVLTLYYLEDLRLKEIAEILGLTESRVSQVHTLAVNRLRAAFMRVRKR, via the coding sequence ATGATCGTAACCGCAAAGAAAAAGAAGAGTAACGTCGAAGAAACTGAGAAACCGAAAGTGGATCCCTTGACAGAGCATAAGGCTGTTGAGAATCGAGATGAGGCTATAGAGAGTTTATTACCTTTGGCTCATCATATCGTATCAAGGATGTCTATGTTTCTCCCGTCATATTTATCTCGAGATGATTTATTAAGTGCAGCGGTGATTGGTTTGATTAATGCAGTTGATAACTATGATCACACCAAAGGCACCAGTATAAAGACTTACTGTTCTTTAAGGATTAAGGGAGCGGTCTTGGATGAGCTAAGGCGACTGAATTGGGCGCCTCGTTCTGTTGTGCGTGAGTCAAGGCGCTTACAAAAGGTGCAAGAAGAGTTAGCTCAGAAATTAGGTAGAGAGCCAACAGAAGAAGAGATTCGAGAAGAAATTGGTTTGTCAGCCAAGGAATTTGAGGATCTGGTTGACCGCGTCAAGCCTGTGAGTTTCTTTTCTTTGCAAGATACAGTGGGCGATGGAATAGATGGGGATTCACTATGTCATGAAGAAGTAGTTGCAGATCCTAAAAGTCAAGCTGCCTCTGAAATCGTTTTGCATGAAGAAGATAAAGATCTTCTAAAACAGCTTTTGAATACGTTGCCGATGCAGCAAATGCAAGTGCTAACGCTCTACTATCTAGAGGACCTTCGATTGAAAGAGATTGCAGAGATCCTCGGTCTTACCGAGTCGAGAGTTTCACAGGTGCATACGTTGGCGGTAAACCGCCTGCGAGCTGCGTTCATGCGTGTTCGCAAGCGTTAA
- a CDS encoding motility-associated protein, with protein MQVIVGWVIVLGCTLGGFVYSGGNPTHLIVIGEYIIIIGVSLGFLFAACPMAYLKLLFSQIMTAFKGSPYNQKAFVDVISAFYELFMIAREQGVIGIEDHVVNPKGSAVFQKYPTFLNNAEAVAFAQDALKPIIDGRIKGDQVKHLLHEEMERIAVRSEHPLHVATKAADAMPGIGIVAAVLGIIITMSHISGDKTTIGVKVAHALVGTFLGIFISYGFIQPLISAIEFNNDDEKHYYEVLSNIITSYATGAPPIMAAESGRRAIPADRQLTGDVLEEQLKALNKKG; from the coding sequence ATGCAAGTCATTGTAGGTTGGGTGATTGTTTTAGGGTGTACCTTGGGAGGGTTTGTTTACTCAGGTGGAAATCCCACGCATCTGATTGTCATTGGCGAGTATATCATTATTATTGGGGTTTCTTTGGGTTTTTTATTTGCTGCGTGTCCGATGGCTTATTTGAAGCTGCTATTTAGTCAAATTATGACGGCATTCAAGGGGTCTCCATATAACCAAAAAGCTTTTGTAGATGTTATCTCAGCTTTTTATGAGCTTTTTATGATTGCTCGGGAACAAGGCGTGATCGGCATTGAAGATCATGTGGTAAATCCGAAAGGTAGCGCGGTATTCCAAAAATATCCTACCTTTTTAAATAATGCGGAAGCAGTAGCATTTGCCCAGGATGCGCTGAAGCCAATAATCGATGGTCGTATCAAAGGAGACCAAGTAAAGCATTTACTTCATGAGGAGATGGAACGCATTGCTGTTCGAAGTGAGCATCCGCTCCATGTAGCGACCAAAGCAGCTGATGCGATGCCTGGGATAGGAATTGTTGCGGCGGTATTAGGAATCATTATCACCATGTCCCATATCTCTGGGGATAAGACGACGATTGGTGTAAAAGTCGCACATGCGTTAGTAGGAACCTTTTTAGGAATTTTTATTAGTTATGGATTTATCCAGCCTCTCATATCAGCAATTGAATTTAATAACGACGATGAAAAGCATTATTACGAAGTGCTTTCTAATATTATCACAAGTTATGCAACGGGTGCGCCGCCCATTATGGCTGCAGAGTCTGGGAGGCGAGCAATACCTGCTGACCGGCAATTAACTGGCGACGTTCTAGAGGAGCAACTGAAAGCCTTGAATAAAAAAGGATAA
- a CDS encoding ABC-F family ATP-binding cassette domain-containing protein translates to MVSRYLFMLTLGNISKSFAGRDLYIDASLQVNRGDRIGLVGPNGAGKSTLFSIILGDESPDNGSVNVERGVTVGFLPQETAPVANETVMELAMSINEEMAELYSIVKKHEAEGTEEDETYHIAQEKYVEYGGYQLEPKAKRILKGLAFRDSDFERPARELSGGWVMRAHLAKLLVMEPTLLMLDEPTNHLDLETVMWFQNYLKLYPGGILMISHDREFLNCLVGSIVEVRARKLQKYRGNYDNYLEQKDALAVQQLAAYKNQQKEMERLQQFADRFRAKASKASQAQAKLKQIARMDKLEAPEAEDRVMRGFRFPQPKRSGQRVMELKDIYQAYGQTRVYEGLNAEVERDQRTVLVGPNGAGKSTLLKIMAGALDFEKGERKVGHNVTVGYFSQNRVEMLDSSRTVLEEATAMEHPVTEQVARTILGSFLFQGDDVFKPVSVLSGGEKSRLGLVKLLLAPPNFLLMDEPTTHLDMASIEALISALKQYQGTLVFISHDVYFIKSMAETVWQVHAGKVTPFAGGYDYYLEKTQAESEKVALTAGEKLEDHRGNQTIALPEKSKNTPRPVRKTKEQKRKEAEERQARSKIKKDLEKEVARLEERILHLESRQKELLDELQNPAPDRAKRVNEEMYEVQIELNKVSEAWEEKGEALMSL, encoded by the coding sequence ATGGTGTCACGTTATTTATTTATGTTAACACTAGGAAATATTTCTAAATCCTTTGCAGGGAGGGATCTCTATATTGATGCTTCTTTGCAAGTGAATAGGGGAGATCGCATCGGCTTAGTGGGTCCAAACGGAGCTGGAAAATCCACTTTATTTTCTATCATTTTGGGTGATGAGTCACCTGATAATGGTTCTGTAAATGTTGAACGCGGAGTGACTGTGGGTTTCTTGCCGCAAGAAACGGCTCCCGTGGCCAATGAAACTGTTATGGAATTGGCCATGTCTATTAATGAGGAAATGGCTGAGCTCTATAGCATCGTAAAAAAGCATGAGGCTGAGGGTACAGAAGAGGATGAGACATATCATATCGCTCAAGAAAAATATGTAGAGTACGGGGGGTATCAACTAGAGCCTAAAGCAAAGCGCATTTTGAAGGGGTTAGCTTTTCGTGATAGCGATTTCGAAAGACCTGCTCGTGAGCTGAGTGGAGGATGGGTTATGAGAGCCCATCTAGCAAAATTGCTTGTAATGGAGCCGACCTTGTTAATGTTAGATGAGCCGACAAACCACTTAGATCTGGAAACGGTGATGTGGTTTCAGAATTATTTGAAGCTTTATCCTGGGGGGATCTTGATGATTTCTCACGATCGTGAATTTCTTAATTGCCTGGTGGGAAGCATTGTTGAAGTGCGTGCTAGGAAATTACAAAAATATCGAGGTAATTATGATAACTACCTCGAGCAAAAAGATGCTTTAGCTGTTCAGCAATTAGCCGCTTATAAGAACCAGCAAAAAGAAATGGAGCGCCTTCAGCAATTTGCTGATCGTTTTCGCGCCAAGGCCAGTAAGGCTTCACAGGCTCAGGCTAAATTAAAGCAAATTGCTCGCATGGATAAGTTGGAAGCTCCTGAAGCAGAGGACCGTGTTATGAGGGGCTTCCGATTTCCACAGCCTAAGCGTAGTGGCCAGCGAGTCATGGAACTCAAGGACATTTATCAAGCCTATGGGCAAACTCGGGTATATGAAGGTTTAAATGCTGAGGTAGAACGAGATCAAAGAACCGTTCTAGTAGGGCCTAATGGTGCGGGCAAGTCTACCTTGCTGAAAATCATGGCTGGTGCCTTGGATTTTGAGAAAGGGGAGCGAAAAGTAGGACACAATGTAACGGTAGGTTATTTCTCTCAAAATCGCGTGGAGATGTTGGATTCAAGTCGAACGGTTCTAGAGGAAGCAACTGCCATGGAGCATCCAGTCACAGAGCAAGTCGCGCGCACCATTTTAGGAAGCTTCTTGTTTCAGGGGGATGATGTCTTTAAACCCGTAAGTGTTTTAAGCGGAGGAGAAAAGAGTCGCTTAGGCTTAGTAAAACTGCTGCTGGCACCTCCCAATTTTCTGCTCATGGATGAGCCCACTACTCATTTGGATATGGCAAGTATTGAGGCACTTATCTCCGCTTTAAAGCAGTATCAGGGAACCCTCGTTTTTATTAGTCACGATGTGTATTTTATTAAGTCGATGGCGGAGACTGTCTGGCAAGTCCATGCTGGAAAGGTGACACCTTTTGCGGGCGGGTATGATTACTATTTAGAGAAGACTCAGGCTGAGTCTGAAAAGGTGGCATTAACGGCTGGTGAGAAACTTGAAGATCACCGTGGTAATCAAACTATTGCATTGCCTGAGAAATCTAAGAATACACCCCGGCCAGTTCGTAAAACCAAAGAGCAAAAACGCAAAGAAGCTGAAGAGCGTCAGGCTAGGTCTAAGATTAAGAAAGATCTAGAAAAAGAAGTTGCTCGGCTAGAGGAGAGAATTTTGCATCTAGAAAGCCGCCAGAAAGAGTTGCTGGATGAACTACAAAATCCGGCACCCGATCGTGCTAAGCGAGTAAACGAAGAAATGTATGAGGTGCAAATTGAACTCAATAAAGTCTCTGAGGCTTGGGAAGAAAAGGGTGAGGCACTTATGAGTTTATGA
- a CDS encoding flagellar motor protein MotB, with product MGGGGSWKVAYADFVTAMMALFLVLWLISSDDVTREQVQRYFRGEITEQGSEGIMQQSDMKPFAVRSSQQAHNDLVALQQLKRATEKLQIQFNNSAEPGDDMIRFDFLADGIRITALDRSRKPFFYPQTADLTNFGSWVLNTVAWEIERYPFKVEVEGHVQKGFDEQLEKKGQIGWDLSSARAVTAQRALEEGGVDAEQFWRVAGYSDRKPINESRPDDEENRRISIIVRPEERHITDGLE from the coding sequence ATGGGAGGAGGTGGATCATGGAAAGTAGCTTACGCAGACTTTGTGACGGCCATGATGGCCTTATTCTTAGTTCTATGGCTAATCTCTAGTGACGATGTGACTAGAGAGCAAGTGCAGAGGTATTTTAGAGGTGAGATTACTGAGCAAGGCAGTGAAGGGATTATGCAGCAATCAGATATGAAACCGTTTGCCGTAAGAAGTTCTCAGCAAGCCCATAATGACTTAGTAGCACTGCAACAGCTAAAAAGGGCGACTGAAAAACTGCAGATTCAATTTAATAATAGTGCAGAGCCAGGTGATGACATGATCCGGTTTGACTTTTTAGCGGATGGTATTCGTATTACGGCATTAGATAGATCTAGGAAGCCATTTTTTTATCCTCAGACCGCAGATTTAACGAACTTTGGCAGTTGGGTGCTGAATACTGTGGCATGGGAGATCGAGCGCTATCCTTTTAAAGTAGAGGTAGAGGGTCATGTTCAAAAAGGCTTTGACGAACAGTTGGAGAAAAAAGGTCAAATAGGATGGGATTTATCCTCAGCTCGTGCGGTTACAGCGCAAAGAGCATTAGAAGAGGGAGGAGTTGATGCTGAGCAATTTTGGCGTGTTGCTGGTTATTCAGACCGCAAACCAATTAATGAATCAAGGCCTGACGATGAGGAGAATCGTAGAATCTCAATCATCGTAAGACCAGAAGAAAGGCATATAACAGATGGACTGGAGTGA
- a CDS encoding TRAM domain-containing protein, with the protein MQKLELRVGSVVEAEVIDLGFGGEGVARYEGMVIFVPFVAVGDRVLIKITQSKKHFYRGFVMEMLNASEDREEPVCEYFGLCGGCDYQHITYEAELEIKSKQIRDLLKRIGEVSHIRFLPFIRADSPYGYRNRVTVHQQDWRIGFHGKDSRDVVDIDKCQIASDEVNEKLAYLRGRPGNREHYSLRGSNIPELGFFQTNQFLLKRLRDLVRGAVDHRMKSMVEGYSGVGFFSEVLQDEVEDLVTIESDVRAVLDAQKRVSRRVKLLEGSCEQYLEKAFRICDQHPVGCFLDPPREGLSDELIEKLLRLDFQQLIYLSCNPSTLARDLRKMQGFWMPLWLQPIDMFPRTAHIECLVVCERIN; encoded by the coding sequence ATGCAAAAATTGGAGTTGCGAGTAGGGTCTGTGGTTGAAGCAGAGGTGATAGATTTGGGCTTTGGAGGTGAAGGGGTAGCTCGTTATGAGGGTATGGTTATCTTCGTTCCCTTTGTGGCAGTTGGAGACCGTGTTCTTATAAAGATAACTCAGAGTAAAAAGCATTTCTATCGCGGCTTTGTTATGGAGATGCTAAATGCATCAGAAGATCGTGAGGAACCGGTTTGTGAGTACTTTGGTTTGTGCGGGGGATGTGATTATCAACATATTACGTACGAAGCTGAGCTAGAGATTAAATCTAAGCAGATAAGAGATCTTTTAAAAAGAATTGGAGAAGTTTCTCATATTAGGTTCTTGCCATTTATAAGGGCTGATTCCCCTTACGGTTATCGAAACCGCGTGACCGTTCATCAACAAGATTGGCGAATAGGCTTTCATGGAAAAGATTCTAGAGATGTTGTAGATATTGATAAGTGTCAAATCGCAAGTGATGAAGTGAATGAAAAACTGGCCTATTTAAGAGGTCGCCCCGGTAATCGTGAGCATTATTCGCTAAGAGGGTCCAATATCCCGGAACTCGGTTTTTTTCAAACCAACCAATTTTTATTGAAAAGGCTAAGAGATTTAGTGAGAGGGGCTGTTGATCATCGGATGAAGTCGATGGTGGAAGGGTATTCTGGAGTAGGTTTTTTCTCCGAAGTGTTACAGGATGAAGTAGAAGATCTCGTCACAATAGAATCAGATGTGCGTGCAGTCTTGGATGCGCAAAAACGTGTGTCAAGAAGAGTAAAATTACTGGAAGGAAGCTGCGAGCAGTATCTTGAGAAGGCATTTCGAATCTGCGATCAACATCCTGTAGGGTGTTTTCTTGATCCGCCTCGAGAAGGGCTTAGTGATGAACTCATTGAGAAGTTGCTTAGACTTGATTTTCAGCAACTCATTTATTTGTCATGTAATCCAAGCACCTTGGCGAGAGACCTAAGAAAAATGCAAGGTTTCTGGATGCCGCTATGGTTGCAGCCAATTGACATGTTTCCCAGAACCGCTCATATTGAATGTCTGGTAGTCTGCGAACGGATAAATTAG